Proteins encoded within one genomic window of Saccharomyces paradoxus chromosome V, complete sequence:
- the GET2 gene encoding GET complex subunit GET2 (Subunit of the GET complex~similar to YER083C), with protein MSELTEAEKRRLLRERRQKKFSNGGASSRLNKITGQASSHLNAESPLDAPSAVKTTPAASAHSPTPDSREDSNVAPQLDLLKQLAAMQGQGAGTSTPQDPSTPDLLSLLSSMNAGMPSAEGTPSLGQAVPVAPINQAALDYHDYLLNRLKAWTIVVKWVFFLLPYLYLITRPNSSVWPAYAFTQSSWFAPFRNPSNFTRVFATFEFLSISIYYQLLKNVEHKSKIKNLQDTNKLVKLVSLVPEGIIPIPNLKGKLITLLQYWDLLSMLITDISFVLIVLGLLTYL; from the coding sequence ATGTCTGAATTAACAGAGGCGGAAAAGCGCAGGTTGCTAAGAGAAAGGAGACAAAAGAAGTTTAGCAATGGAGGCGCCAGTTCCAGGCTTAATAAGATCACCGGGCAGGCAAGCAGTCATTTAAATGCAGAATCACCTTTGGATGCCCCCAGTGCTGTGAAGACTACCCCAGCTGCAAGTGCGCATTCGCCTACTCCAGATAGCAGAGAAGATAGTAACGTGGCACCTCAATTGGACCTATTGAAACAGCTCGCCGCCATGCAAGGCCAAGGTGCAGGCACAAGCACCCCTCAAGACCCGTCCACTCCTGATCTACTTTCATTATTAAGTTCGATGAACGCCGGCATGCCCAGCGCAGAGGGTACACCATCGCTAGGTCAAGCGGTTCCGGTAGCTCCAATCAACCAAGCTGCTTTGGATTACCATGATTACTTGCTGAATAGACTGAAAGCTTGGACCATTGTTGTTAAATGGgtcttttttctattgCCCTATCTATACCTAATCACAAGACCAAATTCTTCCGTGTGGCCAGCTTATGCATTCACTCAATCATCTTGGTTTGCGCCTTTTCGGAACCCATCAAATTTCACTAGAGTTTTTGCCACATTTGAGTTTCTTTCCATATCTATCTACTATCAATTGTTGAAGAACGTGGAGCACAAGAGTaagatcaaaaatttacaagATACAAATAAACTTGTCAAGTTAGTTTCACTGGTGCCCGAGGGAATAATTCCCATCCCCAACCTGAAGGGCAAACTAATTACGCTTTTGCAATACTGGGATCTGTTATCTATGCTCATCACTGACATTTCGTTTGTATTAATTGTGCTGGGTTTATTGACGTACTTATAA
- a CDS encoding uncharacterized protein (similar to YER084W) — MLNPNSRGSFSEFPTGSSANPRIKLKPSTLRAPPLTVSSAFSASNSPSAPTTVADKAVTPTVSKQY; from the coding sequence ATGCTCAATCCAAATAGTCGTGGGTCCTTCTCAGAGTTTCCTACGGGGTCTTCTGCAAATCCTAGAATCAAATTGAAACCATCAACGTTGCGGGCACCACCGCTCACGGTGTCCTCCGCCTTTTCGGCTTCCAACAGTCCTAGTGCACCTACTACCGTCGCAGATAAGGCTGTCACACCAACAGTGTCAAAGCAGTACTAA
- a CDS encoding uncharacterized protein (similar to YER085C), translating to MNFKDPLVNFLKCVLNNINSAFSHRIDQLHMRLLRETNILKALNRGIERLFSEKPKNQSVSHLVVSEDTGCRIGRYFEGSKYELIEFKTKEIQMYYERVVFEITQELKGDKQIFALIANLSQRSSTEKKEIRIVKVRGGRPCDENEFQVIPIRFKPINLERRAGLIRGKKIIN from the coding sequence ATGAATTTCAAGGATCCGCTagtgaattttttaaaatgCGTCTTGAATAACATAAACTCCGCATTTTCGCACAGGATTGATCAATTGCACATGCGGCTGTTGCGGGAAACAAATATCTTGAAGGCCCTGAACAGAGGAATAGAGAGATTGTTTAGCGAAAAGCCAAAAAATCAATCGGTCTCTCATCTAGTGGTAAGTGAAGATACGGGTTGTAGAATTGGACGATATTTTGAAGGTTCCAAATATGAGCTGATAGAGTTCAAGACGAAAGAAATACAAATGTACTATGAAAGAGTGGTTTTTGAGATAACGCAAGAATTGAAAGGCGATAAGCAGATATTTGCCTTGATTGCAAATCTATCACAAAGAAGTAGtacagaaaagaaagaaatacgAATTGTAAAGGTGCGCGGCGGCCGACCATGCGATGAGAACGAATTCCAGGTGATTCCAATAAGATTCAAACCTATTAATCTGGAAAGAAGAGCGGGACTGATAAGagggaagaaaattatcaattga
- the ILV1 gene encoding threonine ammonia-lyase ILV1 (Threonine deaminase, catalyzes first step in isoleucine biosynthesis~similar to YER086W): MSATLLKQPLCTFVRQSKHSKVSGLNLLRLKAQLHRQHLSPSLIKLHSELKLDELQTDNTPDYVRLVLRSSVYDVINESPISQGVGLSSRLNTNVILKREDLLPVFSFKLRGAYNMIAKLDDSQRNQGVIACSAGNHAQGVAFAAKHLKIPATIVMPVCTPSIKYQNVSRLGSQVVLYGNDFDEAKAECAKLAEERGLTNIPPFDHPYVIAGQGTVAMEILRQVRTANKIGAVFVPVGGGGLIAGIGAYLKRVAPHIKIIGVETYDAATLHNSLQRNQRTPLSTVGTFADGTSVRMIGEETFRVAQQVVDEVVLVNTDEICAAVKDIFEDTRSIVEPSGALSVAGMKKYISTVHPEIDHAKNTYVPILSGANMNFDRLRFVSERAVLGEGKEVFMLVTLPDVPGAFKKMQKIIHPRSVTEFSYRYNEHRHESSSEVPKAYIYTSFSVVDREKEIKQVMQQLNALGFEAVDISDNELAKSHGRYLVGGASKVPNERIISFEFPERPGALTRFLGGLSDSWNLTLFHYRNHGADIGKVLAGISVPPRENLTFQKFLEDLGYTYHDETDNTVYQKFLKY, from the coding sequence ATGTCAGCTACTCTACTAAAACAGCCTTTATGTACGTTTGTTCGGCAAAGTAAACACTCGAAAGTGTCTGGATTAAATCTTTTGAGACTAAAAGCTCAATTGCACAGACAACACCTATCACCTTCCTTGATAAAATTGCACTCTGAACTGAAACTGGATGAGTTGCAAACCGATAACACCCCTGATTACGTCCGTTTAGTGTTAAGGTCCTCCGTATACGATGTTATTAATGAATCGCCAATCTCTCAAGGTGTAGGTTTGTCCTCCCGTTTAAACACGAACGTCATCTTGAAAAGGGAAGATCTATTGCCCGTGTTCTCTTTCAAGCTTCGTGGTGCTTATAACATGATTGCTAAGTTGGACGATTCTCAAAGGAACCAAGGTGTCATTGCCTGTTCAGCTGGGAATCATGCCCAAGGTGTGGCCTTTGCTGCTAAACACTTGAAAATACCAGCTACTATCGTTATGCCTGTTTGCACACCATCTATCAAGTATCAAAATGTCTCGAGATTAGGGTCTCAAGTAGTTCTATATGGTAACGATTTTGATGAAGCTAAAGCTGAATGTGCCAAATTGGCAGAAGAGCGTGGCTTAACAAACATTCCTCCTTTCGATCATCCTTATGTCATTGCAGGTCAAGGTACTGTAGCCATGGAAATCCTTAGACAAGTTCGTACCGCTAATAAGATCGGTGCCGTCTTCGTTCCCgttggtggtggtggttTAATTGCTGGTATTGGTGCCTATTTGAAAAGGGTTGCTCCTCATATTAAAATCATTGGTGTTGAAACTTACGATGCGGCTACTTTACATAACTCCTTGCAACGCAACCAGAGAACTCCGTTGTCTACGGTGGGCACTTTTGCCGATGGTACTTCTGTCCGTATGATTGGTGAGGAAACATTTAGAGTCGCCCAACAAGTGGTCGATGAAGTTGTTCTCGTTAATACTGACGAGATCTGTGCTGCAGTAAAGGATATTTTCGAAGATACCAGAAGTATTGTAGAACCATCTGGTGCCCTTTCAGTAGCCGGTATGAAGAAATACATCTCTACCGTACATCCTGAAATTGACCATGCTAAAAACACCTATGTTCCTATCCTTTCTGGTGCTAACATGAACTTTGATAGATTAAGATTCGTTTCTGAACGTGCTGTCCTTGGTGAAGGAAAGGAAGTCTTCATGTTAGTGACTTTACCTGACGTTCCTGGtgcattcaagaaaatgcAAAAGATCATTCACCCAAGATCCGTTACTGAGTTCTCTTACCGTTACAATGAACATCGTCACGAGTCCTCTAGTGAAGTGCCCAAGGCTTACATTTACACTTCTTTTAGCGTCGTTGACagagaaaaggaaatcaaGCAAGTTATGCAACAACTAAATGCTTTAGGCTTCGAAGCTGTGGATATCTCCGATAACGAATTGGCTAAATCTCATGGTAGGTACTTGGTTGGTGGTGCTTCCAAGGTACcaaatgaaagaattatcTCATTTGAATTCCCTGAAAGACCGGGTGCCTTGACTAGGTTCCTTGGCGGCCTAAGTGATTCTTGGAATCTTACTTTATTCCATTATAGAAACCATGGTGCCGATATTGGTAAGGTTTTAGCTGGTATTTCCGTTCCACCAAGGGAAAACTTAACTTTCCAGAAATTCTTAGAAGATTTAGGCTACACTTATCATGATGAAACTGATAACACtgtttatcaaaaattcttgaaatattAA
- the AIM10 gene encoding putative proline--tRNA ligase AIM10 (Protein with similarity to tRNA synthetases~similar to YER087W), producing MLKYRTLSRSCHIFHPKSLSNNTLKSETTQELLQTVGFVRRSQAGLFQWLPLGLRSLNKLANAIRNRMDNDGDAIEVSLSAISSKALWQATGRWNNSELFKFKDSKGKQYCLTATCEEDITDLMKNYITSYKDMPITVYQMTRKYRDEIRPRGGILRGREFLMKDAYSFASNKEDAFASFQKLDDTYNKIFKDLKIPSVSAWADSGDIGGEFSKEFHLIHESGEDTLMSCKHCGDISTLDMSQSYPEKDGQYLGDVDCKYALTNDHSTLICFYYPKNRQLNWNLALNAMDKDIDLTLRNKPNEHVLEIYENDNEDIMFSKILRVMDCRLNSKSNFPDFPLKKYLKNNFGQINDVSIVDAQENEICGKCEEGSLQPLKSIEVGHIFLLGNKYSKPLNVKFVDKENKNETFVHMGCYGIGVSRLVGAVAELGRDENGFRWPAIMAPYKVSICTGSNNEENSQRVKDIKSDLLNSSTMHLQNDILTQFNEKLGIGARIKLSHAIGIPLCVIVGSKNWPNVEIEVRGIRWEEKDLWRKQFEKRCKELEWKCAENEHGIEKHTVPIQHLTEVIDILLKDM from the coding sequence ATGCTGAAATATCGTACGTTGTCTCGATCATGTCATATTTTTCACCCAAAATCTCTCTCAAACAATACCCTGAAATCTGAAACTACTCAGGAACTACTTCAAACGGTGGGATTTGTAAGACGCTCGCAAGCTGGGTTGTTCCAATGGCTACCACTTGGACTCAGATCACTTAATAAACTAGCAAATGCTATACGAAACCGAATGGACAACGATGGTGACGCCATAGAAGTTTCGCTAAGTGCTATCTCTTCAAAAGCATTATGGCAAGCGACAGGTCGATGGAACAACAGTGAATTGTTTAAGTTCAAGGACTCTAAAGGGAAGCAGTACTGCTTGACAGCGACATGTGAAGAAGACATTACagatttaatgaaaaattacatCACTAGTTATAAAGACATGCCTATCACAGTATATCAAATGACAAGGAAATATAGGGACGAAATTAGGCCCAGGGGTGGCATCTTACGCGGACGAGAATTTCTAATGAAGGATGCATATTCGTTTGCTAGTAATAAAGAGGATGCATTTGccagttttcaaaaattagaTGATACTTACAATAAGATATTTaaggatttgaaaattccCTCTGTTAGTGCGTGGGCAGATAGTGGTGACATTGGTGGTGAGTTTAGTaaagaatttcatttgATTCATGAATCCGGTGAGGATACTTTAATGAGTTGCAAGCATTGCGGCGATATTTCAACTTTAGATATGTCTCAATCATATCCTGAAAAAGATGGACAATATTTGGGTGATGTCGACTGTAAGTATGCTTTGACGAACGATCACTCAACTTTAATATGTTTTTACTATCCAAAGAATAGACAATTGAATTGGAATTTAGCATTAAATGCGATGGATAAAGACATCGATTTGACATTAAGAAACAAACCAAATGAACACGTCTTAGAAATCTATGAAAACGATAACGAAGATATCATGTTCAGTAAAATATTAAGAGTTATGGATTGTAGATtgaattcaaaatcaaacttTCCTGATTTCCCACTGAAGAAATACTTGAAGAATAATTTTGGTCAAATCAATGACGTTTCTATAGTGGATGCtcaggaaaatgaaatctgTGGCAAATGTGAAGAAGGAAGTTTACAACCTCTCAAGAGTATTGAGGTGGGCCATATATTTTTGCTGGGTAATAAATATTCGAAGCCATTGAATGTCAAGTTTGtcgataaagaaaacaagaacgAGACATTCGTCCATATGGGTTGCTATGGCATTGGAGTAAGCAGGCTAGTTGGAGCAGTTGCTGAACTAGGGCGTGACGAGAATGGATTTAGATGGCCAGCTATAATGGCTCCATACAAGGTATCGATTTGTACTGGATCAAATAATGAGGAAAACTCACAGCGGGTAAAGGATATTAAATCTGACCTACTGAATAGTTCCACCATGCATTTACAAAACGATATACTTACCCAGTTTAATGAAAAACTAGGTATAGGTGCCAGAATAAAGCTATCTCATGCCATTGGTATACCATTATGTGTCATCGTGGGCTCAAAAAACTGGCCCAATGTGGAAATCGAAGTTCGTGGCATAAGATGGGAGGAAAAGGATTTGTGGAGAAagcaatttgaaaagagatgCAAGGAACTGGAATGGAAGTGCGCCGAAAATGAACATGGAATTGAGAAGCACACTGTCCCAATTCAGCATTTAACAGAAGTAATTGACATATTGCTAAAGGATATGTAG
- the SBH1 gene encoding Arf family guanine nucleotide exchange factor SBH1 (similar to YER087C) produces the protein MSSPTPPGGQRTLQKRKQGSSQKVAASVQKKNTNSNNSILKIYSDEATGLRVDPLVVLFLAVGFIFSVVALHVISKVAGKLF, from the coding sequence ATGTCAAGCCCAACTCCCCCAGGTGGTCAACGTACTTtgcaaaagagaaaacagGGTAGTTCACAAAAGGTTGCGGCATCcgttcaaaagaagaacacaAACAGCAATAATTCGATTTTGAAGATCTATTCTGATGAAGCCACGGGGCTAAGAGTAGATCCTTTAGTTGTGTTGTTTCTAGCGGTCGGTTTCATCTTTTCTGTTGTTGCATTGCATGTTATTTCTAAAGTTGCTGGTAAGTTATTTtaa
- the DOT6 gene encoding Dot6p (Protein involved in rRNA and ribosome biogenesis~similar to YER088C): MSISTSLNSASIHLSTMDSHPQLHSLTRQPHSSSAAMSNDKAQESSPSLPPSSSSSTSASASVSSKSSSKNPSSWDPQDDLLLRHLKEVRKMGWKDISQYFPNRTPNACQFRWRRLKSGNLKSNKTALIDINTYTGPIKITRSDDTTNAQQKPNKKVEENVLTEDTAEFATTSSIPIPSRKPSLPSFHASMSFSQSPSNMTPTAVVSSAASPMPFVPPTLPAAHPHHSHQHLHHPHHRALKPRSNSHSFTNSLNQDPIVRPNDEEKYGFIPKVFVRSRRSSFAYPQQAAITTTPSSPNSSHVLLSSKSRRGSLANWSRRSSFNISSNNTSRRSSVILAPNSVSNIFNVNNSSSNTASTSNTNSRRESVIKKEFQQRLNHLGNSGASTPNSGVIFPNSYTFMDLPHSSSASSSSTLHKFKRGSFSGHTLKSSCNPSILWSKDEDALLMENKKRNLSVMELSILLPQRTEVEIQWRLSVLSSDADVLSPTHSPQRTLSKKTRPRMFKTGSATDDDKGSGKDEDMCDGSNDDDEDNVDPLHRAKQSSNKTAFSSSSSNISSKDVSPDPIFSPDPADDSSNTSDAGSRCTIASETISSTATMNRTPNSKNPQDITLLNNFRSGAITPRPKPSSTTTSITTETTNNMTNHSSSTTTTTNNSPLPSINTIFKDML, translated from the coding sequence ATGTCCATTTCAACCAGTTTGAACTCAGCTTCCATTCATTTGAGCACTATGGACAGTCATCCTCAGCTGCACTCACTCACTCGTCAGCCACATTCGTCGTCAGCTGCTATGTCCAACGACAAAGCTCAGGAGTCTTCGCCCTCCCTGCCaccttcctcttcatcgtcgACTTCGGCATCGGCATCTGTGTCTTCCAAGAGTTCGAGCAAGAACCCTTCCTCTTGGGACCCTCAAGATGATCTGCTGCTACGCCATTTAAAGGAGGTAAGGAAAATGGGCTGGAAGGATATTTCGCAATATTTCCCTAACAGAACTCCCAACGCGTGTCAGTTTAGATGGAGAAGGTTGAAGTCTGGCAACTTGAAGTCAAACAAGACTGCCTTAATCGACATCAATACCTATACGGGCCCAATCAAGATCACCCGCAGCGATGACACTACCAACGCTCAGCAAAAGCCTAACAAGAAGGTAGAAGAAAACGTTTTGACGGAAGATACTGCAGAGTTCGCGACGACATCATCTATCCCGATTCCCTCCAGAAAGCCCTCGTTGCCTTCGTTTCACGCGTCCATGTCATTTTCTCAATCTCCATCGAATATGACCCCTACCGCGGTTGTTTCGAGCGCTGCTTCGCCCATGCCGTTCGTTCCTCCCACACTACCGGCCGCACACCCTCATCATTCTCATCAACATCTGCACCATCCTCATCACAGGGCTCTGAAACCAAGATCAAACTCTCATTCCTTCACCAATTCTTTGAACCAAGACCCTATCGTCCGGCCTAATGACGAGGAGAAGTATGGGTTCATTCCTAAAGTATTCGTTAGGTCTAGAAGAAGTTCGTTTGCCTACCCACAGCAGGCAGCAATAACCACTACTCCGTCTTCTCCAAACTCTTCGCATGTCTTGCTAAGCTCAAAATCAAGAAGGGGTTCACTTGCGAATTGGTCCAGAAGATCATCGTTCAATATTTCAAGTAACAACACTTCAAGACGGTCTTCGGTCATTCTGGCGCCAAACTCTGTGTCAAACATCTTCAATGTCAACAATAGCAGCAGTAACACTGCTTCTACTTCTAATACCAACTCAAGAAGGGAATCTGTTATCAAGAAGGAATTTCAACAAAGATTGAACCATTTGGGTAACAGTGGAGCCTCTACCCCCAATAGCGGAGTTATTTTCCCCAACTCTTATACTTTTATGGATCTTCCACATTCTTCATCGGCGTCATCGTCATCCACTTTGCATAAGTTCAAACGAGGTTCGTTCTCCGGGCATACTCTGAAGTCATCGTGTAATCCGTCCATTCTGTGGTCgaaagatgaagatgctTTGTTaatggaaaacaaaaagagaaacCTTTCTGTTATGGAACTATCCATTCTTTTGCCACAGAGAACTGAAGTAGAAATTCAATGGAGATTGAGCGTCTTGTCAAGCGATGCGGACGTTCTGTCTCCTACACATTCGCCCCAAAGAACCCTGTCCAAGAAAACTCGTCCAAGAATGTTTAAAACCGGTTCTGCcactgatgatgacaaaGGTAGCGGCAAAGACGAAGATATGTGTGATGGTAGTAACGATGACGACGAAGATAACGTGGACCCGCTGCACCGTGCTAAACAGTCCAGTAACAAAACTGCCTTTTCATCTAGCAGTTCCAACATATCCTCCAAGGACGTTTCGCCGGATCCGATTTTTTCACCGGATCCAGCAGACGATTCGTCGAATACTTCTGATGCTGGTTCAAGGTGCACCATAGCCTCCGAGACTATCTCCTCAACCGCAACCATGAATCGCACCCCTAACTCCAAAAACCCGCAAGATATCACTTTGTTAAACAACTTTCGCTCTGGAGCGATTACTCCGAGACCGAAACCTTCTTCCACAACTACATCTATCACTACTGAAACCACCAATAACATGACAAACCATTCCAGTTCTACAACTACTACGACTAACAACAGTCCACTGCCAAGCATCAATACTATCTTCAAGGATATGCtgtga
- the PTC2 gene encoding type 2C protein phosphatase PTC2 (Type 2C protein phosphatase (PP2C)~similar to YER089C) gives MGQILSNPVIDKESHSGADSLTAFGLCAMQGWRMSMEDSHILEPNVLTKSDKDHIAFYGIFDGHGGAKVAEYCGNKIVEILQEQKSFREGNLPRALIDTFINTDVKLLQDPVMKEDHSGCTATSILVSKSQNLLVCGNAGDSRTVLATDGNAKALSYDHKPTLASEKSRIVAADGFVEMDRVNGNLALSRAIGDFEFKSNTKLGPEEQIVTCVPDILEHSLDYNRDEFVILACDGIWDCLTSQDCVDLVHLGLREGMTLNEISSRIIDVCCAPTTEGTGIGCDNMSIVVVALLKEGEEVAQWSDRMKSKAHQTSVRSFADKRRRVFSYYDFSKCNDEQVFAATTKKPQDKFTRDHEAAVASVTAADNDDPMDIDDTDADTDAENLDPSSQAKSKTSGPIDLASLEALLGATGGVKTDSNGNKVTYTLPQSALAQLLQTMAHDPTSSHPENDGNSGHKAGRSQLQ, from the coding sequence atgggacAAATACTATCAAACCCGGTAATTGATAAAGAGAGCCACTCCGGTGCTGACTCGTTGACCGCATTTGGACTATGTGCAATGCAAGGATGGCGGATGTCAATGGAGGATTCACACATTTTAGAGCCTAATGTATTGACAAAGTCCGATAAAGATCATATTGCATTTTACGGTATATTCGATGGGCATGGTGGCGCTAAAGTGGCCGAATACTGCGGTAATAAAATAGTGGAGATCTTGCAAGAGCAAAAATCGTTCCGTGAGGGAAATTTGCCAAGAGCTTTGATTGATACTTTTATAAACACAGACGTGAAACTATTGCAAGATCCCGTGATGAAAGAAGACCATAGCGGGTGCACGGCCACGTCCATATTGGTATCGAAATCTCAGAATTTGTTAGTGTGCGGTAACGCTGGTGACAGTAGAACAGTACTAGCTACTGACGGGAACGCAAAGGCCCTATCATACGACCACAAGCCCACTCTAGCAAGCGAAAAATCACGTATCGTGGCAGCTGATGGCTTCGTAGAAATGGATAGAGTCAACGGTAACTTGGCGCTCTCTCGTGCCATTGGTGATTTCGAATTCAAGTCCAACACCAAGTTGGGCCCCGAGGAGCAAATAGTAACATGCGTTCCAGACATTCTCGAACACTCCCTAGATTACAACAGGGACGAGTTTGTGATCTTAGCCTGTGACGGTATCTGGGATTGTTTGACTTCCCAAGATTGTGTGGATTTGGTTCATCTCGGGCTTCGCGAAGGCATGACGTTGAATGAAATATCTTCACGGATCATCGATGTCTGTTGTGCTCCCACCACAGAGGGGACGGGTATTGGATGCGACAACATGAGTATAGTGGTTGTTGCGCTGCTgaaagaaggagaagaagtTGCTCAATGGAGCGACCGTATGAAGTCTAAAGCTCACCAAACCTCAGTGCGTTCTTTCGCAGacaagagaagaagagtaTTTAGCTACTACGACTTTTCCAAATGTAACGACGAACAGGTGTTCGCTGCCACTACGAAGAAACCTCAGGACAAGTTTACTCGCGACCACGAAGCCGCAGTAGCCTCGGTGACTGCCGCCGACAACGACGATCCAATGGACATAGACGACACCGACGCTGACACAGATGCAGAAAACCTCGATCCTTCCAGCCAAGCCAAGAGCAAGACATCCGGCCCCATTGATCTAGCGTCATTGGAGGCACTACTTGGAGCTACAGGAGGAGTGAAGACAGACAGCAACGGGAACAAGGTCACCTACACACTTCCCCAGTCAGCGTTGGCCCAACTGCTCCAAACCATGGCCCATGACCCGACCTCCTCCCATCCCGAGAATGATGGTAACAGTGGCCACAAAGCCGGCCGTTCTCAGTTGCAATGA
- the TRP2 gene encoding anthranilate synthase TRP2 (Anthranilate synthase~similar to YER090W) codes for MTASIKVQPDIDSLKQLQQQNDDSSINMYPVYAYLPSLDLTPHVAYLKLAQLNNPERKESFLLESAKTNNELDRYSFIGISPRKIIKTGPTEGIETDPLEILEKEISTFKVAENVPGLPKLSGGAIGYISYDCVRYFEPKTRRPLKDVLKLPEAYLMLCDTIIAFDNVFQRFQIIHNINTNETSLEEGYEAAAQIITDIVLKLTDDSSPIPYPEQPAIKLNQTFQSNVGKEGYENHVSTLKKHIKKGDIIQAVPSQRVARPTSLHPFNIYRHLRTVNPSPYLFYIDCLDFQIIGASPELLCKSDSKNRVITHPIAGTVKRGATTEEDDALADQLRGSLKDRAEHVMLVDLARNDINRICDPLTTSVDKLLTIQKFSHVQHLVSQVSGTLRPEKTRFDAFRSIFPAGTVSGAPKVRAMELIAELEGERRGVYAGAVGHWSYDGKTMDNCIALRTMVYKDGIAYLQAGGGIVYDSDEYDEYIETMNKMMANHSTIVQAEELWADIVGSA; via the coding sequence atgacTGCTTCTATCAAGGTCCAACCAGATATTGACTCGCTAAAGCAATTACAACAGCAAAATGACGATAGTTCTATAAATATGTACCCCGTGTACGCATATTTGCCATCATTGGATCTAACTCCTCACGTGGCGTATCTGAAATTGGCGCAATTGAATAATCCTGAGAGAAAGGaatcatttcttttggaaagtGCTAAGACTAATAATGAATTGGATCGCTATTCATTCATCGGCATCTCACCACGTAAAATCATTAAAACCGGTCCCACTGAAGGTATCGAAACTGACCCTTTGGAAATTCTGGAAAAGGAGATTTCTACCTTTAAAGTAGCTGAAAATGTTCCTGGTTTACCTAAGCTAAGTGGCGGTGCTATTGGTTATATCTCCTATGATTGTGTTCGTTATTTCGAGCCAAAAACGAGAAGGCCCTTGAAAGATGTTTTGAAACTTCCAGAGGCATATTTGATGCTCTGTGATACCATTATTGCCTTTGACAacgtttttcaaagatttcaaatCATTCATAACATTAATACTAATGAAACTTCGTTGGAGGAAGGTTACGAAGCTGCAGCACAAATAATCACGGACATCGTATTAAAACTAACCGACGATTCTTCACCAATACCATACCCAGAACAACCTGCAATTAAATTGAATCAAACTTTCCAATCGAATGTGGGTAAGGAAGGCTACGAAAATCATGTCTCCACTTTAAAGAAGCATATTAAAAAAGGTGATATTATTCAAGCTGTGCCATCACAAAGAGTGGCAAGACCAACTTCGTTGCATCCTTTCAATATTTACAGACATTTGCGTACTGTGAACCCATCTCCTTACTTGTTTTATATTGATTGTTTGGACTTCCAAATCATTGGTGCATCTCCGGAATTGTTATGCAAATCAGATTCCAAAAATAGAGTTATTACCCACCCAATTGCTGGTACTGTCAAACGTGGTGCTACTACTGAAGAGGATGATGCTTTGGCAGATCAATTGCGTGGCTCGTTGAAGGACCGTGCTGAACATGTCATGCTGGTAGATTTAGCAAGAAACGATATTAACAGAATCTGCGATCCGTTAACAACAAGTGTCGATAAATTGTTaactattcaaaaattttcccACGTTCAACATCTGGTTTCTCAAGTCAGCGGTACTCTGCGTCCAGAAAAGACAAGATTTGATGCATTTAGATCGATTTTCCCAGCAGGCACTGTTAGCGGTGCTCCAAAGGTTAGAGCCATGGAATTGATTGCTGAATTAGAAGGCGAAAGGCGTGGTGTTTACGCGGGTGCCGTTGGTCATTGGTCATATGATGGTAAAACAATGGATAACTGTATCGCTTTAAGGACTATGGTTTATAAAGATGGCATTGCTTATTTACAAGCCGGTGGTGGTATTGTTTACGACTCAGATGAGTACGATGAATACATCGAAACTATGAACAAGATGATGGCTAACCACAGTACCATTGTCCAAGCAGAAGAATTGTGGGCCGATATCGTGGGATCAGCTTAG